In a single window of the Branchiostoma floridae strain S238N-H82 chromosome 2, Bfl_VNyyK, whole genome shotgun sequence genome:
- the LOC118409172 gene encoding germinal-center associated nuclear protein-like — protein sequence MGITSMGKLRGMAGKNAYEKFQILEQRDRIIRQGSKKQTDLATAKAFVGTCQDMCPEKERYEREFQNRLSLFETLPDDDNRIDHTKAVKEYARSSADKEEPLPHELRPPHVLTLTMNYLVNNILDLGRDGNWGDWYDFVWNRTRGIRKTLV from the exons ATGGGGATCACCAGCATGGGGAAGCTGAGAGGGATGGCTGGGAAGAATGCCTACGAGAAGTTTCAGATTCTGGAACAGAGAGATCGCATCATCAGGCAGG GATCCAAGAAACAGACAGACCTGGCCACAGCGAAGGCGTTTGTGGGTACCTGCCAGGACATGTGTCCGGAGAAGGAGCGATACGAGCGAGAGTTCCAGAACAGGCTCTCCCTCTTCGAGACTCTCCCCGATGACGACAACAG GATCGACCACACGAAGGCCGTGAAGGAATACGCTCGCTCGTCAGCCGACAAGGAAGAGCCCCTGCCACACGAACTCCGACCTCCCCATGTGCTGACACTGACCATGAACTACCTAGTGAACAACATCCTGGACCTGGGGAGGGACGGGAATTGGGGGGACTGGTACGACTTTGTGTGGAACAGGACAAGGGGCATCAGAAAG ACTTTAGTGTGA
- the LOC118409173 gene encoding germinal-center associated nuclear protein-like, which yields MSGGPSGFPSSSTSSNFPSAGVAIFGRQDQTEQSSVFAKPEETKTGAAAVFGGKGQDTTNQSKEAVLAGEGREGSPSRRPVIDRSSILKRSRADAGDDATKKVSRKINVEPSTSGQPKSPQKAAAAVGAAEDDTELEPYKPLARPSDTELEPYKPLARPRLSSSDSQSGTRRFLTKEEVSTRTTLRCSDVPKMCNDKEFLRRHFSKFGKVVRVNPNRDKNTALISFADHKSASEAKKKGRLLQKNTRPITIFWGSGKTSPKGKAAAGGAESTDSSVV from the exons ATGTCCGGCGGTCCGTCCGGATTTCCGTCCTCTTCTACTTCATCAAACTTCCCTTCTGCAGGGGTGGCAATATTCGGGAGACAGGACCAAACGGAACAGAGTTCCGTCTTTGCCAAACCAGAGGAAACGAAAACAGGAGCTGCAGCCGTATTTGGAGGAAAGGGACAAGACACGACAAACCAGAGTAAAGAAGCGGTTCTTGCCGGCGAAGGGAGGGAGGGCAGCCCTAGCAGGAGGCCAGTTATCGACAGGAGCTCGATTTTGAAGCGATCGCGAGCTGACGCTGGTGACGATGCTACCAAGAAAGTCAGCAGAAAGATAAATGTGGAGCCAAGCACATCAGGACAGCCAAAAA GTCCTCAGAAGGCCGCAGCGGCAGTGGGGGCGGCAGAAGATGACACTGAACTGGAACCGTATAAACCCCTTGCACGGCCCAGTGATACTGAACTGGAACCCTACAAACCCCTGGCACGGCCCCGGCTGTCATCCTCCGACTCACAGTCAG GCACCAGGCGGTTCCTGACAAAAGAGGAGGTCAGCACACGGACAACCCTACGCTGCTCGGACGTCCCTAAAATGTGCAACGACAAGGAATTCCTCAGAAGGCACTTTTCCAAGTTTGGAAAGGTGGTCAGAGTCAACCCGAACCGCGACAAAAACACTGCTCTCATCTCCTTTGCCGATCAT aAATCAGCCTCGGAGGCCAAGAAAAAGGGTCGGCTGCTGCAGAAGAACACTCGACCAATCACGATCTTTTGGGGATCTGGCAAGACTTCTCCCAAGGGGAAGGCTGCAGCAGGTGGGGCAGAGTCCACAGACAGCAGTGTTGTAtaa